The Streptomyces sp. NBC_01353 genome contains a region encoding:
- a CDS encoding M6 family metalloprotease domain-containing protein → MRTHLSLLPVRAVLWAPLLAALLLLLPGNSSARAATDAVSACALRGATGWTDEGHDTDYSVFKRPTGTVRVGMIFVDFPDAPATEAPADDAAQLTPGADWLWNASYGKAWLAVTQHRQWARMPRNSTDYGFARGLTHETHEAYIKDAVVAADPSVDFSRYDMVYVVATRNATAISFTPTYVHAPGTAGVRADGTLIRWAVTFGQDMWHWGPKLVAHETGHAFGLPDLYAFDAGTDAHRFVGGWDVMGLIGGAGSQYLAWHSWKLGWTADNQVVCRASAGSDTVYLTAVEYGSGTKMAVIRTGPTTAYVVESRRAVQADQGACSTGALVYKVDTSVRTGYGPVRVVDAKPNATPANGCRPLDDAPFWAGESFTDAAAGIRIDVLAADGYGETVRITKS, encoded by the coding sequence GTGAGAACGCACCTTTCCCTTCTCCCCGTACGCGCCGTGCTCTGGGCGCCCCTGCTCGCGGCTCTGCTGCTGCTTCTGCCCGGGAACTCCTCCGCCCGCGCCGCCACCGACGCCGTCTCCGCCTGTGCGCTGCGCGGCGCCACCGGCTGGACGGACGAGGGGCACGACACGGACTACTCCGTCTTCAAGCGCCCCACCGGGACCGTCAGGGTCGGCATGATCTTCGTCGACTTCCCCGACGCGCCCGCCACCGAAGCCCCCGCCGACGACGCGGCGCAGCTCACGCCGGGCGCCGACTGGCTGTGGAACGCCTCGTACGGCAAGGCATGGCTCGCCGTCACCCAGCACCGGCAGTGGGCGCGGATGCCGCGCAACTCCACGGACTACGGCTTCGCGCGCGGACTGACTCACGAGACGCACGAGGCGTACATCAAGGACGCGGTCGTCGCCGCTGATCCGTCCGTGGACTTCTCGCGGTACGACATGGTCTACGTCGTCGCGACACGCAACGCCACGGCGATCTCGTTCACGCCCACGTACGTCCACGCGCCGGGAACGGCGGGCGTCCGCGCCGACGGCACCCTGATCAGGTGGGCCGTGACCTTCGGCCAGGACATGTGGCACTGGGGACCCAAGCTGGTGGCCCACGAGACCGGCCATGCCTTCGGCCTGCCCGACCTGTACGCCTTCGACGCGGGCACGGACGCCCATCGCTTCGTCGGCGGCTGGGACGTCATGGGGCTCATCGGCGGAGCCGGGTCGCAGTACCTCGCCTGGCACTCCTGGAAGCTCGGCTGGACCGCGGACAACCAGGTCGTCTGCCGGGCGTCGGCGGGCAGCGACACCGTGTACCTGACCGCGGTCGAGTACGGCAGCGGCACCAAGATGGCGGTGATCCGCACCGGCCCCACCACCGCGTACGTCGTGGAGTCGAGGCGGGCGGTCCAGGCGGACCAGGGCGCATGCTCGACCGGCGCGCTGGTCTACAAGGTGGACACCTCCGTCCGGACCGGCTACGGACCGGTCCGGGTGGTCGATGCCAAGCCGAACGCCACCCCGGCGAACGGCTGCCGACCCCTGGACGACGCCCCCTTCTGGGCCGGTGAGTCGTTCACCGACGCGGCGGCCGGCATACGCATCGACGTGCTCGCCGCCGACGGGTACGGCGAGACGGTCCGCATCACCAAGTCGTAG